TCAGCCACGTTCACTTTCACCATGGCCTTGTCAATCTTAAGGTAAAGAAAAGTTTCTGGCTCCGCCGATGGTTTGCTAGATTTTCCCACAACTTTAGCCACCGCCTTGGCCAGCCGCTCAAACGACACCGGTTTTACCAGATAATCCACGGCGTCATGCTCAAACCCCTGCAGCGCGAATTCTCGGTGCGCGGTGGTGAAAATCAGGTTGGTAGAGGATTTCAGGAACGGCGCCAACTCAAAACCGGTGAGCCCGGGCATGGTGATGTCAAGAAAAAGCACATCGGGCGCGGGTTGGGTCTGCAGGAAGTGCAGGGCCTGAAAAGGATCATCAAACGAAGCCAACATGTGCACGTGCGGTAACTTTCCCAAATGCGTTTTGAGCACCTCCAGGGCTAGGGGCTCGTCATCTACCAATACACAGGTCAAAAGTTTCATGCCAATGGGAGTTGAAGGGTGGCCAAATAGGTGTCTGTTTTCTGGGTTTTCAGGACGAAGGATCTGGGATAAAGCAGTTCTAACCGCTTGCGCAGATTGGTGAGTCCCACGCCGGAGGCAAATATTTTCTCTTCAATAGTATAAGCAGGCAAGTCGTTTTCCACGGTGAAGGTCAATCTGTTCTGCTGTACCTGGGCATTCAACCGTACCCAAGCCTTGCCCAACCGGTTTCCGTGTTTAAACGCATTTTCCACCAGCGGCAACAGCAGCAATGGAGCCACTTTCTGCTGCGGCTCCATTCCTACTCCGTAGATTGAAATTGTCACTTTCTCGCCCAGGCGCAACTTTTCCAGGGCCACGTAGTGTTGCACCATTTCCCACTCTTTCTGCAAGGGCACCAGGTCCTGCTCGCAGTCATAGGTCATGTAACTCAACACTTCAGAGAGGCGCAACACCGTCTCCGGCGCCTGCTCCGATTGGCTCAGCGTGAGCGCGTACAGATTGTTAAGCGTGTTGAACAGAAAATGGGGCTGCAGCTGTTTTTTGAGGTTCTGCAATTCGGCCTCGGCTTTCTCCCGGGCCAACCGTTCGGTTTTCACCTGCGTGGCCAGCCAATCTTTGACCAGATAAAGAGAAATACCCAAACCCACCACGGGGTACACGTAAATCAAATTCAGGAAAGCGGCCTTCACATCCCAAAAGGTATGCGCGGCCAAGGCACTGGGGTGCGCGGTGATGGGTTGTACCGGCAATAAGTAAAAATCCTCCAATCGGTTCAGAAACGTCACCGCCAGCACATACACCGGCACCGCCACCGCCAAAGCCGCGTAGTTCCGGCGGGCCAACAACTGCTTGATTAGCACGAACACCGCCACGTAAAAGGCCACCATTTTCAAAGGCAGTTCCAGCAATTCCATCTGCACCCTGAACCACAGATCACCGGGATACAGCTGGAAAAACGCCACCCGCACAGCCAAGTACAATAGCCATCCGGCGGCGTGCCACAAAATCTCAGTTCTGGTGAAGTGCATGGGCAAATATAAATGACTTTAGCGGCTTACAAAGAGCGCTTGCTCCGTGGTTTGGCCGGGTTCATACCAGAAAAAGCGTTTTGTGTCCGGCCCTTGCCACGTTTGGGATAAATTACCAGCGCCCCGGCGATAATTCAAATATGTTTGGGCTATGGTGTATGTAGTTCAGATCAATCAAAAAACCTATCGGCTGGATGTGGAGGCCGACATGCCGCTGCTCTGGGCACTGCGTGATTTCGCGCACCTGAAAGGCACCAAGTACGGTTGCGGCAAAGGTCTCTGCGGCGCCTGCACGGTACTGCTGGACGGGCAGGCGGTGCGCTCCTGCTCCATGCCCGTGGCGGGTGTGGGCAACCGGGCCATCACCACCATTGAAGGCCTTAGGCCCACCGGAGACCACCCACTGCAGAAAAGCTGGGAAACCTGCAGCGTGCCCCAATGTGGCTACTGCCAGGCGGGCCAGATCATGACGGCCTGCGCCTTTCTGCAGGAAAACCCCTCGCCCACGGAAGATGAGATCAAACAAGCCATGAGCCGAAATCTCTGCCGCTGTGGCACCTACCTGCGGATCAGGAAAGCCGTGAAAATGGCCTCAGAGGAACTCAACGCTACCAAACCATGAAAAGACGAGATTTTATCAGGGCCTCCACGCTGGCGGGCGGCGGCATGCTGTTGCACGCCAACACCTGGGCC
This region of Rufibacter sp. LB8 genomic DNA includes:
- a CDS encoding LytTR family DNA-binding domain-containing protein codes for the protein MKLLTCVLVDDEPLALEVLKTHLGKLPHVHMLASFDDPFQALHFLQTQPAPDVLFLDITMPGLTGFELAPFLKSSTNLIFTTAHREFALQGFEHDAVDYLVKPVSFERLAKAVAKVVGKSSKPSAEPETFLYLKIDKAMVKVNVADIEYLESLRNYVKIKTTSRELVGYYSLTYLEEKLPAHQFLRVQKSFIINLAHVQSFTAEQVTVGQKEIPLGRQYKEDVLRWLHQKSI
- a CDS encoding sensor histidine kinase, encoding MHFTRTEILWHAAGWLLYLAVRVAFFQLYPGDLWFRVQMELLELPLKMVAFYVAVFVLIKQLLARRNYAALAVAVPVYVLAVTFLNRLEDFYLLPVQPITAHPSALAAHTFWDVKAAFLNLIYVYPVVGLGISLYLVKDWLATQVKTERLAREKAEAELQNLKKQLQPHFLFNTLNNLYALTLSQSEQAPETVLRLSEVLSYMTYDCEQDLVPLQKEWEMVQHYVALEKLRLGEKVTISIYGVGMEPQQKVAPLLLLPLVENAFKHGNRLGKAWVRLNAQVQQNRLTFTVENDLPAYTIEEKIFASGVGLTNLRKRLELLYPRSFVLKTQKTDTYLATLQLPLA
- a CDS encoding (2Fe-2S)-binding protein — translated: MVYVVQINQKTYRLDVEADMPLLWALRDFAHLKGTKYGCGKGLCGACTVLLDGQAVRSCSMPVAGVGNRAITTIEGLRPTGDHPLQKSWETCSVPQCGYCQAGQIMTACAFLQENPSPTEDEIKQAMSRNLCRCGTYLRIRKAVKMASEELNATKP